A stretch of Lysinibacillus agricola DNA encodes these proteins:
- a CDS encoding cation diffusion facilitator family transporter, with translation MVSEREQISKKVAWIALISNLILMVGKIFFGLFGDSEAVFADGIHSGADVVASIAVLAVVGISNKPPDKDHPFGHGKAEVISEAIVGIILIIVSLYILVEAILAFFEKPSVPQYSALIAAIISYIAKEILYRYSIKQGKKWNSKAIIAIALDHKGDIVASLAAFIGVLLAIIGNAIGWTFLLYADAIASALVAYFIFRIAMELVKPSVDVLMEKSVDQELLDDYESTIHEFNQVQRIDKIRAREHGHYKLLDIRLSLNHNLTIKQGHDIAREIKNELLNKYPDVGEVLIHINPYFIEPNQE, from the coding sequence ATGGTTAGTGAGAGAGAACAAATTAGCAAAAAAGTTGCATGGATTGCACTTATATCCAACCTAATTCTTATGGTAGGTAAAATCTTCTTTGGTCTTTTTGGGGATAGTGAGGCTGTTTTTGCAGATGGGATTCACTCTGGAGCAGATGTAGTAGCTTCGATTGCTGTGCTAGCAGTAGTTGGTATCTCAAATAAACCACCTGATAAGGATCATCCATTTGGGCATGGTAAGGCGGAGGTTATTAGTGAAGCAATCGTTGGAATTATTTTAATAATAGTTTCACTATATATTTTAGTAGAAGCAATTTTAGCATTTTTTGAAAAACCCAGTGTACCACAGTACAGTGCATTGATTGCAGCTATAATTTCTTACATAGCAAAAGAAATATTATATAGATACTCCATAAAACAAGGAAAAAAATGGAACAGCAAGGCTATTATAGCGATTGCGTTAGATCATAAAGGTGATATTGTTGCTTCCCTTGCCGCATTCATTGGAGTCCTCTTAGCGATTATAGGAAATGCAATTGGATGGACATTTTTGCTATACGCTGATGCTATTGCGAGTGCTTTAGTAGCTTATTTTATTTTTAGAATCGCAATGGAATTAGTTAAACCTTCTGTGGATGTTTTAATGGAAAAAAGTGTAGACCAGGAACTTTTAGACGACTATGAATCTACTATTCATGAGTTTAATCAAGTGCAACGAATAGACAAAATTCGTGCAAGAGAACATGGTCATTATAAGCTTCTAGACATTCGTCTATCACTAAATCATAATTTAACAATTAAACAAGGACATGATATAGCTCGTGAGATAAAAAATGAACTATTAAATAAATACCCAGACGTAGGGGAAGTCCTAATCCATATAAATCCTTACTTTATAGAACCTAATCAAGAGTAG
- a CDS encoding VOC family protein, with amino-acid sequence MIIGLYEAHLPVSNLKKSIEFYTDLGLEFDHSVEDKIAFLWIEKDKSWLGLWETDKVEIEYHPSIRHIAFQVSLEGLKNSVSWLKHKGYEPREAFGFEPLEPFVMAHNGYAHAKIHFNDPDGNSLEFICKLENPKKITKRMYLSEWEQLIMDS; translated from the coding sequence TTGATAATAGGTTTATATGAAGCGCATTTACCAGTAAGTAACCTGAAAAAATCTATTGAATTTTATACAGATCTTGGTTTAGAGTTTGACCACAGTGTTGAGGATAAAATAGCTTTTTTGTGGATTGAAAAAGATAAAAGTTGGTTGGGATTATGGGAAACCGATAAAGTAGAAATTGAATATCATCCTTCAATTAGACATATAGCTTTTCAAGTCTCGTTGGAAGGATTGAAAAATTCAGTTAGTTGGCTTAAACATAAGGGATATGAACCAAGAGAAGCATTTGGTTTTGAGCCTCTTGAACCCTTTGTTATGGCTCATAATGGTTATGCTCACGCCAAAATACATTTTAATGATCCAGATGGAAATAGTTTAGAGTTTATTTGTAAACTTGAAAATCCTAAGAAAATTACAAAACGTATGTACTTAAGTGAGTGGGAGCAACTAATTATGGATAGCTAG